One window of Triticum dicoccoides isolate Atlit2015 ecotype Zavitan chromosome 5A, WEW_v2.0, whole genome shotgun sequence genomic DNA carries:
- the LOC119300984 gene encoding actin-binding protein IPP-like, translating to MVKKKSSWSQVLSGRPTNLFVPARNLPVQDLGAVIFGCTNNTIAECHSRQLFGLPKAHLSYVHNIKEGLPLFLFNYDDRRLHGVYEAASNGKFCPESNAWTNNGYEKTSYPAQVAMRIRMWCVPLEESKFRNAIIGNYYQKTPTVYGQKPHFFRFELDHAQTRALMAMFTPSPSPIKFWTPPVSQPGAQHVSEPTPPPVWVQKFEGNNELKAEKVLVSYADAVKQSKFEVEGVGLRDVDDGRNNEWNNERNNEWNNERNNELKPEKGLVSYADMVKQNKFEVEGVGMADVDNGHASSSKESSNGFDDLDCKETPPEWEDHALFSKGVEVQQQQQSAQQENELSFTLVLEKLKALSVQQLNSEFYVNGAGTEGIDAYGCKDMQEVKGTFLEGHCGLPENLDTEVDQLAWEHSSLLLQGLDYESYSEAKLIDVVKGLSERIETMEKKQIISNKEVKCLQGVNDRLLKRVVELKNTVKNLNSKIDPLSLDDSLNQFVEECLGSEDVIYLIGGFDGISFLSSLDSFSPSLDILTPLKPMTAGKSYTSAVALDGKIFVLGGGDGACWFDTVDCYDRRRDDWTPCPALTHGKGSLAGVGLHGKIYAFGGGDGICCFSDMEVFDPAQGKWTKSHPMLEKRFSLAGAELNGVIYAVGGFNGVRYLSSAERLDPREPNWKMLPAMSAVRGCHTVAVLDEKIYVMGGYDADAGAMSSTVEFYEPRMPSWMTVEPMNYTRGYHSSAVLGGSIFTLGGVKGEADTILDVVERYKEGCGWVNTGMKSIGSRCYCSAIVL from the exons ATGGTCAAGAAGAAATCTTCATGGAGCCAGGTTCTGAGTGGCAGGCCAACAAACCTCTTTGTTCCTGCAAGAAATCTTCCAGTGCAGGATCTTGGAGCTGTAATTTTCGGCTGCACAAACAATACTATTGCTGAGTGCCACTCGCGCCAACTTTTTG GCTTGCCAAAAGCACATCTCTCATATGTACACAACATCAAGGAAGGGCTACCTCTATTCCTGTTCAATTATGATGATCGCAGATTGCATGGCGTTTATGAAGCTGCAAGCAATGGCAAATTCTGTCCTGAATCAAATGCATGGACAAATAATGGCTACGAAAAGACAAGCTATCCTGCTCAG GTTGCAATGCGGATAAGAATGTGGTGTGTTCCACTAGAGGAGAGTAAATTCAGGAATGCTATTATAGGCAATTATTACCAGAAGACGCCCACTGTCTATGGCCAGAAGCCTCACTTCTTCAGATTTGAATTGGATCATGCACAAACACGTGCTTTGATGGCTATGTTTACTCCTTCGCCTTCCCCCATCAAGTTCTGGACGCCTCCTGTTTCACAACCAGGAGCTCAGCATGTGAGTGAACCAACACCACCTCCTGTGTGGGTACAAAAATTTGAGGGTAACAATGAGCTCAAAGCAGAAAAGGTTTTAGTGTCATATGCAGATGCGGTAAAGCAAAGCAAGTTTGAGGTTGAAGGAGTTGGACTAAGAGATGTGGATGATGGGCGGAACAATGAGTGGAACAATGAGCGGAACAATGAGTGGAACAATGAGCGGAACAACGAGCTCAAACCAGAAAAGGGTTTAGTGTCATATGCAGACATGGTAAAGCAGAACAAGTTTGAGGTTGAGGGAGTTGGAATGGCAGATGTGGACAATGGGCATGCCAGCTCAAGCAAAGAATCTTCCAATGGTTTCGATGATCTCGACTGCAAAGAGACACCACCAGAGTGGGAGGATCATGCACTGTTCAGTAAGGGAGTTGAAGTGCAACAGCAGCAACAATCTGCCCAGCAGGAAAATGAGCTTAGCTTCACGTTGGTATTAGAGAAGCTTAAGGCTCTATCAGTCCAGCAACTTAATTCTGAATTTTATGTCAATGGAGCTGGAACAGAAGGCATTGATGCATATGGTTGTAAGGACATGCAAGAAGTTAAAGGTACATTTCTTGAGGGGCACTGTGGTTTGCCGGAGAACTTAGATACCGAAGTCGATCAGCTTGCCTGGGAGCATTCCAGTTTGCTACTCCAAGGATTGGACTATGAATCCTATTCAGAAGCTAAG TTGATAGATGTGGTTAAAGGACTGTCCGAACGTATAGAGACTATGGAGAAGAAGCAG attatttccaacaaagaaGTCAAATGCCTACAAGGAGTGAATGACAGGTTGCTGAAAAGAGTTGTTGAGCTAAAgaacacagtgaagaatttgaattcGAAAATAGATCCTTTATCTCTAGATGATTCACTAAATCAGTTTGTTGAAGAATGTTTGGGTTCAGAAGATGTCATTTATCTCATTGGTGGTTTCGATGGCATCTCATTTTTGTCATCATTAGACTCCTTCTCACCCTCCTTGGACATACTAACACCTCTGAAACCAATGACTGCTGGGAAGTCCTATACCTCTGCTGTCGCGTTAGatggcaaaatatttgttcttggtGGTGGTGATGGCGCTTGCTGGTTTGATACAG TTGACTGTTATGACCGAAGACGTGATGATTGGACCCCATGCCCAGCACTGACTCATGGAAAGGGGAGCCTCGCTGGAGTTGGTTTGCATGGGAAAATTTATGCATTTGGCGGTGGAGATGGCATTTGCTGTTTCTCTGACATGGAGGTGTTTGATCCTGCTCAGGGAAAGTGGACAAAGAGTCACCCTATGCTAGAAAAG CGCTTTTCTCTAGCTGGTGCGGAACTTAATGGTGTGATTTATGCAGTTGGCGGTTTCAATGGCGTTCGATATCTGAG CTCTGCTGAGAGGCTTGATCCTAGGGAGCCTAACTGGAAAATGCTCCCAGCAATGAGTGCAGTAAGAGGTTGTCATACGGTGGCAGTGCTTGATGAGAAGAT ATATGTAATGGGTGGTTATGATGCTGATGCTGGAGCAATGTCGTCCACTGTTGAGTTCTATGAGCCAAGAATGCCGTCATGGATGACGGTGGAACCAATGAACTACACCAGAGGGTACCACTCTTCAGCTGTGCTCGGTGGCTCGATATTCACTCTGGGTGGGGTCAAAGGTGAAGCAGATACAATCTTGGATGTG GTGGAGCGCTACAAGGAAGGCTGTGGTTGGGTGAATACAGGGATGAAGTCAATCGGCAGCAGATGCTACTGCTCTGCCATTGTTCTCTGA
- the LOC119300985 gene encoding uncharacterized protein LOC119300985: protein MAVGEEVKLSISGAALAALLHRCGAAVGDCDGLLFGRAHRPPPPAPTLSDYDDQTPAAPCLFISISGHSSLSNPCSLSDPLGRPNPPPPSSPSPLGFFSSRRRAPLRPSMRELALACSLSKTLSPIAHPLLFILVSPSASDDLSTHSFDYRAFLLVGSRLVPTSLTVVNVGPGFRDQYHSFAPESPFPLLQTKPPPAAPQADDAYSIGEQKAVDAMVDGFGLGRLQGLVCAAAGQAAEMDSMYAGMLRRMEKLAREVEKSNHRVLDQERRNLVMRCKTAGLQLQ, encoded by the exons ATGGCCGTCGGCGAGGAGGTCAAGCTCTCCATCTCCGGCGCGGCCCTCGCGGCGCTCCTCCACCGCTGCGGGGCCGCCGTGGGTGACTGCGACGGCCTCCTCTTCGGCCGCGCCCACCGCCCCCCTCCGCCGGCCCCCACCCTCTCCGACTACGACGACCAAACCCCCGCCGCCCCGTGCCTTTTCATCTCCATCTCCGGCCACTCCTCCCTCTCCAACCCATGCTCCCTCTCAGATCCCCTCGGCCGCCCCAACCCGCCACCGCCCTCCTCCCCTTCCCCCCTCGGCTTCTTTTcgtcccgccgccgcgcccctctcCGCCCCTCCATGCGCGAGCTGGCCCTCGCGTGCTCCCTGTCCAAAACCCTATCGCCCATCGCCCACCCGCTCCTCTTCATCCTCGTCTCCCCCTCCGCTTCCGACGATCTCTCCACCCACTCCTTCGATTACCGCGCTTTCCTCCTCGTCGGATCCCGCCTTGTCCCGACCTCGCTCACCGTCGTCAACGTCGGCCCCGGCTTCCGGGACCAGTACCACTCCTTCGCCCCGGAGTCGCCCTTCCCGTTGCTGCAGACTAagccgccgccggcggcgcccCAAGCAGACGATGCTTACAGCATTGGAGAGCAGAAGGCGGTGGATGCGATGGTGGATGGGTTTGGGCTGGGGAGGCTGCAAGGGCTCGTGTGCGCTGCAGCCGGGCAGGCGGCGGAGATGGATAGCATGTATGCCGGGATGCTCCGGAGGATGGAGAAGCTCGCCAGGGAGGTGGAGAAGAGCAATCACCGCGTGCTTGACCAG GAAAGGCGGAACCTGGTGATGAGGTGCAAGACAGCGGGACTGCAACTGCAATAA